The following coding sequences lie in one Gadus morhua chromosome 20, gadMor3.0, whole genome shotgun sequence genomic window:
- the heg1 gene encoding LOW QUALITY PROTEIN: protein HEG (The sequence of the model RefSeq protein was modified relative to this genomic sequence to represent the inferred CDS: deleted 2 bases in 1 codon), whose protein sequence is MLHAWTQVCIVKPTEGFLEKCKIQECIQDQDKVEGHPNTEQTEASTVTGRNLLDESTLDSTELPRSTELTEATAVPSLTDWEDLPTPGQLWDISSPSTLSLKSAPWTATEGRGSPSLRPGPESSQGWALAETTPLGAPEHTDSTYISTTLSRAGERTLLSVTSTSSSSSSSLSSSSSSSSSLSSSSSSSSSLSSSSSSSSSSSLSSSSSSSSSSSLSSSSSSSFSSSLSSSSSSSSSSSAFSNSSSTSGFTETGSYGSERSLSTQALGDIVSTEVSTGKAPSTRADNRDSTVKVVLHHHTSSQREEHYGTGSLEPLRVTEPLTEPPNPTHHQHQPSSISEETSSSAPPHSQTGTDVYGTSATERPERVSAVVSPSEAGDSEASSPGSKSSWTETERGSDSGFSSSATSVDVSTDNRSQTGVVSQTAEDQSTALGLTTAPPTVGASTAAQDDSSTRFLSRQSPFTTRTDGASIGVEVFTTMPTFVTHRSQVTTREEDGTRKPIASTAIPTQVPSRSPSLPPQPTLPPQPSSSSSSSSTLNDRDVTPTQGYRPNNQPPRRPLEPPLPRPSPPQWRPPRPPDSPRLQAGPRVAPQWRPPTTPPWSPPHLLLTPATTPARLGTTTTAPTTTTTTSSTTTTTTSTVQSSSRTTAPQARSPTPPLAGSTPPPAPPAPPQTTALWKPGTSKATTAEVTSTVTTVTTEMASPPKRLPGNPCAPNPCRNGGMCESYGRQEFTCRCLEAWTGPNCTQDVDECKRSSCPAGSLCVNTRGSFSCECPLGFDLEDGRACTRAKTFLGTFSITRLSPDPVLSRSALAYETHRDIVQLLNVSLSLLRGYSRSTLSNRKEDGLHILAVHMFSLSANVTSDEVYNSVQTSLTNCSSTSAHCRVLLHHQLTYHVESLCLAQNIQCDTERSSCMDGSGTALCQCVPGYYKHNPDDLSCIECGDGYKLENGTCVQCMFGFGGFNCSNFYKLIAIVVSPAGGALLLILIIALIFTCCKKDKNDINKIIFKSGDLSPFTDFPKGNRVSMEWGRETIEMQENGSTKNLLQMTDIYYSPALRNADLERNGLYPFTGLPGSRHSCIYPSQWNPSFISDDSRRRDYF, encoded by the exons ATGTTGCACGCCTGGACACAGGTGTGCATAGTAAAACCTACTGAGGGGTTCCTGGAGAAGTGTAAGATACAAGAGTGTATCCAGGACCAGGACAAAGTCGAGGGACACCCAA ACACCGAGCAGACCGAAGCGTCCACAGTAACGGGCAGGAACTTGTTGGACGAAAGCACCCTCGACTCCACGGAGCTGCCGCGGTCCACTGAGCTGACGGAGGCCACGGCCGTCCCCAGCCTCACGGACTGGGAGGATCTCCCCACGCCGGGCCAGCTGTGGGACATCTCGTCCCCTTCCACCCTCTCGCTCAAGTCCGCTCCTTGGACGGCGACAGAGGGAAGAGGCAGCCCGTCGCTCCGGCCTGGCCCCGAGAGCAGCCAGGGGTGGGCCCTGGCAGAGACCACTCCACTGGGGGCCCCAGAGCACACCGACAGCACCTACATCTCCACCACTCTCAGCCGAGCAGGGGAGAGGACCCTGctctccgtcacctccacctcctcctcttcctcttcttccttatcgtcctcgtcctcttcctcttcttccttatcatcctcgtcctcttcctcttcttccttatcatcctcctcctcgtcctcttcctcttcttccttatcatcctcctcctcgtcctcttcctcttcttccttatcatcctcctcctcgtcctctttctcttcttccttatcatcctcctcctcatcctcctcctcttcgtccgcTTTCAGCAACAGCAGCTCCACCTCTGGTTTTACTGAGACGGGCAGCTACGGCTCCGAACGGTCCCTCTCCACACAGGCTCTCGGGGACATCGTGTCCACTGAGGTCTCTACAGGGAAGGCCCCGTCGACCAGGGCTGACAACCGGGACAGCACTGTAAAAGTAGTTCTCCATCATCACACAAGCTCCCAGAGAGAGGAGCATTACGGGACGGGTAGCCTGGAGCCACTCAGGGTAACCGAGCCCTTGACCGAGCCACCAAACCCCACGCATCATCAGCATCAGCCCTCGTCCATCTCCGAAGAGACGTCAAGCTCCGCCCCCCCGCATAGCCAGACGGGGACGGACGTCTATGGGACGTCCGCAACCGAGCGACCGGAAAGAGTTTCGGCGGTGGTTTCTCCCTCAGAAGCGGGAGACTCGGAGGCCAGCAGCCCCGGCAGCAAGAGCTCGTGGACCGAGACGGAGCGCGGCAGTGACTCAGGGTTTAGCTCCAGCGCCACCAGCGTCGATGTCTCCACGGACAACCGGAGCCAGACCGGGGTCGTGTCTCAGACGGCAGAGGACCAAAGCACAGCGTTGGGTTTgacaacagcgccccctacagttGGAGCTAGCACAGCTGCCCAGGATGACTCTTCGACCAGGTTTTTGTCGAGGCAGTCGCCCTTTACAACCCGGACAGACGGCGCAAGCATTGGTGTTGAGGTTTTCACCACCATGCCTACTTTTGTTACTCACAG ATCGCAAGTTACGACGAGGGAGGAAGACGGGACGCGTAAACCTATCGCTTCCACCGCCATTCCCACCCAGGTCCCCTCCCGGTCCCCCTCCCTACCACCCCAGCCCACACTACCTCCccaacccagcagcagcagcagcagcagtagtaccCTCAACGACAGGGATGTCACCCCCACCCAGGGATACCGACCCAACAATCAGCCACCGCGGCGGCCCCTAGAGCCTCCACTCCCCCGGCCGAGCCCTCCTCAGTGGCGGCCCCCTCGTCCCCCCGACAGCCCCCGTCTCCAGGCTGGACCCAGAGTAGCCCCACAGTGGAGACCACCCACAACCCCACCGTGGTCACCCCCCCATC TCTTGCTGACCCCCGCAACGACCCCAGCCAGACTGGGGACCACCACCACtgctcccaccaccaccaccaccacttcctccaccaccaccaccaccacctccaccgtgcAGAGCAGTAGCAGGACGACTGCTCCCCAAGCCCGGAGCCCAACCCCGCCTCTGGCCGGAAgcaccccaccaccagcaccaccagcaccaccacagacCACAGCACTGTGGAAACCTGGGACCAGCAAGGCAACAACTGCAGAGGTTACCTCCACGGTAACCACGGTAACAACGGAAATGGCGTCCCCCCCGAAGCGTCTACCCG GCAATCCCTGTGCACCAAATCCTTGTAGGAACGGAGGCATGTGTGAGAGTTATGGAAGGCAAGAATTCACCTGCCGCTGTCTCGAGGCGTGGACTGGCCCCAACTGCACTCAGG aTGTGGACGAGTGTAAGAGGAGCTCCTGTCCCGCGGGGTCCCTCTGTGTGAACACCAGGGGCTCTTTCAGCTGTGAGTGCCCCCTTGGCTTCGACCTGGAGGACGGCCGCGCCTGCACCCGAG CAAAGACCTTTTTGGGAACCTTCAGCATCACTCGCCTATCCCCCGACCCCGTCCTCTCCAGGAGTGCGTTGGCGTACGAGACGCACAGGGACATCGTTCAGCTG TTAAACGTTTCATTATCACTTCTACGTGGCTATAGCCGTTCCACGCTGAGTAATAG GAAGGAGGATGGCCTGCACATCCTGGCCGTCCACATGTTCTCCCTGTCGGCCAATGTTACCAGCGATGAGGTCTACAACAGCGTCCAAACGTCCCTCACTAACTGCAGTTCCACCTCGGCCCACTGCAGGGTGTTGCTGCACCACCAACTCACCTATCACG TCGAGAGCCTCTGCCTTGCCCAAAATATTCAATGTGACACAGAGCGCTCATCCTGCATGGATGGCAGTGGTACGGCCCTCTGCCAGTGTGTGCCAGGCTACTATAAGCACAACCCTGACGATCTCTCATGCATAG AATGTGGAGATGGATACAAGTTGGAGAACGGCACGTGTGTGCA GTGCATGTTTGGATTTGGAGGGTTCAACTGTAGCAACT TTTACAAGCTGATTGCCATCGTGGTGtcgcctgcagggggcgccctcctcctcatcctcatcattgcTCTCATTTTTACGTGCTGCAA GAAAGATAAGAATGACATCAACAAGATTATTTTCAAGAGCGGAGATCTGTCTCCGTTCACCGACTTCCCCAAAGGCAACCGTGTGTCCATGGAGTGGGGCAGAGAGACCATAGAGATGCAGGAGAACGGCAGCACCAAGAACCTGCTGCAAATGACAGATATCTACTACTCT CCTGCACTGCGCAATGCGGACCTGGAGAGGAACGGCCTGTACCCGTTCACAGGGCTGCCTGGCTCAAGGCACTCCTGCATCTACCCCTCCCAGTGGAACCCCTCCTTCATCAGCGATGATTCCAGAAGGAGGGACTACTTCTAA
- the slc12a8 gene encoding LOW QUALITY PROTEIN: solute carrier family 12 member 8 (The sequence of the model RefSeq protein was modified relative to this genomic sequence to represent the inferred CDS: inserted 1 base in 1 codon; deleted 3 bases in 3 codons) gives MDRSDKRSATLGKTNGEASTSNSINNRHVRDLFHEEAQGCPRPSQPWWKVQVFVWEPVLFGTWDGVFTTCMINIFGVVLFLRTGYLVGNTGVVLGIVLVSSVVLVALVTVMSGIGVSERCGVGSGGVYSMISTVLGGRVGGTVGLLYVFGQCVAGAMYITGFSESVAELLGLQSQWAVRGMSVAVLLGLLGINLAGVKWIVRLQLLLLAVLAVSTLDFVVGTFTHLDPGRGFIGYTPELLSNNTMTDYSPGENFFTVFGVFFPAATGVMAGFNMSSDLQRPEHNIPVGTLAAVFTSWFLYLVFVFLLGAICTREVLRDDFLIAEKVSLVGFLFLLGLYVSSLASCMGSLYGAPRILQCIAQERVIPALAFLGHRRGPDRTPVAAICLTTVLTMAFIFIGQVNVLAPIVTINFLLTYSFVDYAYFSVAMACRRLPPRAKADTLPPAKRLHLKPLLEVHHQNYGSGNRSPAAGKGTLLEFTQDMDRIFSLDANENLKVESDEGTAPAPSSSSSSSSAEKSRTARDGAKQTLLESFSLDQSSNLSRIEEPPRGASEAENGCGEDAIAGPVPLPRAPQVEAAQKPSLGQQDLMACPQNPNTGAVFKLDPQGSDIRATPDSSYGIFCNPWVALIGAVCSILIMFVIQWXYALANIMVALMLFLYIGKTSPGLPGGTAAQFSILSCLKLSLAPLDRRKASLRDQMVMTPSLSLVGMETRQLTEENADFASRHRHHQSSYIEDMRLVQLH, from the exons ATGGACAGGAGTGACAAGAGGAGCGCTACATTGGGGAAGACGAATGGTGAAGCGTCCACCTCCAACAGCATAAACAACAGACACGTCCGCGATCTGTTCCATGAAGAGGCACAG GGGTGTCCAAGGCCCAGCCAACCGTGGTGGAAGGTCCAGGTGTTCGTCTGGGAGCCCGTGCTGTTTGGCACCTGGGACGGCGTCTTCACCACCTGTATGATCAACATCTTCGGCGTAGTGCTCTTCCTACGCACCGGCTACCTGGTT GGCAACACAGGAGTGGTGCTCGGCATTGTCCTCGTCTCCTCGGTGGTGCTGGTTGCCCTGGTGACCGTGATGTCGGGCATCGGCGTATCCGAGCGCTGTGGCGTGGGAAGCGGCGGCGTCTATTCCATGATCTCCACCGTCCTGGGGGGCCGGGTGGGCGGCACGGTGGGCCTGCTCTACGTGTTCGGACAG TGTGTGGCCGGAGCCATGTACATCACGGGCTTCTCTGAGTCTGTGGCCGAGCTGCTGGGCCTCCAGAGCCAGTGGGCGGTGAGGGGCATGTCGGTGGCCGTGCTGCTGGGCCTGCTGGGCATCAACCTGGCCGGGGTCAAGTGGATCGTccgcctgcagctgctgctgctggccgttCTGGCCGTGTCCACGCTGGACTTTGTCGTCGGCACCTTCACACACTTGGACCCAGGTAGGG GGTTTATCGGATACACGCCAGAGCTGCTCAGTAATAACACTATGACCGATTATAGCCCAGGGGAGAACTTCTTCACCGTGTTTGGGGTCTTCTTTCCCGCCGCCACAG gcgtaaTGGCAGGGTTCAACATGAGCTCAGACCTCCAGCGGCCAGAGCACAACATCCCTGTGGGAACGCTGGCAGCTGTCTTCACTTC TTGGTTCCTGTACCTGGTG TTTGTCTTCCTATTGGGGGCCATCTGCACCAGAGAGGTGCTGCGTGATGACTTCTTAATCGCAGAGAAG GTCTCTTTGGTGGGTTTCCTCTTTCTGCTGGGCCTCTACGTCTCCTCCCTGGCTTCCTGCATGGGCAGCCTGTATGGCGCACCCAGGATCCTCCAGTGCATCGCCCAGGAGAGGGTC ATCCCGGCCCTGGCCTTCCTGGGACACAGG AGAGGGCCCGACCGGACCCCCGTGGCGGCCATATGCCTCACCACCGTGTTGACCATGGCCTTCATCTTCATCGGCCAGGTCAACGTGCTGGCTCCCATCGTCACCATCAACTTCCTGCTCACCTACAGCTTCGTCGACTACGCCTACTTCAGCGTGGCCATGGCCTGCCGCCGGCTGCCACCGAGGGCCAAGGCGGACACCCTGCCGCCGGCCAAGCGGCTCCACCTCAAGCCTCTCCTGGAGGTCCACCACCAGAACTACGGCTCC GGAAACCGGAGTCCCGCCGCCGGGAAAGGAACCCTGCTGGAATTCACCCAGGACATGGATCGGATCTTCTCCCTCGACGCCAATGAGAACCTCAAGGTGGAGAGCGACGAGGGGACGGCACCagcgcccagcagcagcagcagcagcagcagcgcggaGAAGAGCAGGACAGCCAGAGACGGTGCCAAACAGACCCTGTTGGAGAGCTTCAGCTTGGACCAAAGCTCTAACCTCTCCCGCATCGAGGAGCCCCCCCGTGGGGCTTCGGAGGCAGAGAACGGGTGTGGAGAGGACGCGATCGCTGGGCCTGTACCTCTACCAAGGGCTCCACAGGTGGAAGCAGCTCAGAAACCATCCCTTGGTCAGCAGGACCTGATGGCTTGCCCTCAGAATCCAAACACAG GAGCCGTGTTTAAGCTGGATCCCCAGGGTTCGGACATCAGAGCCACGCCTGATTCGTCGTATGGAATCTTCTGCAACCCCTGGGTTGCTCTGATTGGT GCGGTGTGCTCCATCCTCATAATGTTTGTTATCCAGT TCTATGCCCTGGCAAATATAATGGTGGCTTTGATGCTCTTCCTTTACATTGGGAAAACAAGTCCTGGACTACCGGGAG GAACTGCAGCTCAATTCAGCATTTTATCATGCCTAAAGTTGTCGCTTGCACCATTGGA TAGGAGAAAGGCATCTCTCAGAGACCAGATGGTAATGACCCCATCACTGAGTTTGGTCGGCATGGAAACAAGGCAGTTGACAGAAGAAAATGCAGACTTTGCCTCACGCCATCGCCATCACCAGTCGTCTTACATCGAGGATATGCGGCTAGTGCAACTTCACTGA